A DNA window from Ammospiza caudacuta isolate bAmmCau1 chromosome 21, bAmmCau1.pri, whole genome shotgun sequence contains the following coding sequences:
- the USP20 gene encoding ubiquitin carboxyl-terminal hydrolase 20 — MGDTRDICPHLDSIGEVTTDDLLLKSKGTCQSCGAVGPNLWACLQIGCPYVGCGESFADHSTLHAQAKKHNLTVNLTTFRVWCYACEREVFLEQRLAQPPSPPSKFPEQDSPLPAHPLKAVPIAVADEGESESEDDDLKPRGLTGMKNLGNSCYMNAALQALSNCPPLTQFFLECGGLVRTDKKPALCKSYQKLVSEVWHKKRPSYVVPSSLSHGIKLVNPMFRGYAQQDTQEFLRCLMDQLHEELKEPIVAESRDLDSSEQEEKREGDRSPSEDEFLSCDSSSDRGEGEGQSRTSGSMGSSSLAETELLIQDEAGRGISEKERMKDRKFSCGHRRSNSEQVDEDADVDTTMMPVDGRASPEMLPAPCPASPCRTPEPDNDAYVRCSSRPCSPVHHEMHSKLSSSPPRSSPARLGPSYILKKAQMQASGKKKKELRYRSVISDIFDGSILSLVQCLTCDRVSTTVETFQDLSLPIPGKEDLAKLHSAIYQNVPAKTGACGDSYASQGWIAFIMEYIRRFVVSCIPSWFWGPVVTLEDCLAAFFAADELKGDNMYSCERCKKLRNGVKYCKVLRLPEILCIHLKRFRHEVMYSFKINSHVSFPLEGLDLRPFLAKECVSQITTYDLLSVICHHGTAGSGHYIAYCQNVINGQWYEFDDQYVTEVHETVVQNAEAYVLFYRKSSEEAVRERQKVVSLASMKEHSLLQFYISREWLNKFNTFAEPGPITNHTFLCSHGGIPPNKYHYIDDLVVILPQNVWEYLYNRFGGGPAVNHLYVCSICQVEIEALAKRRRIEIDTFIKLNKAFQAEESPSVIYCISMQWFREWEAFVKGKDNEPPGPIDNTKIALTKPGGHVQVKQGADYGQISEETWVYLSTLYGGGPEIAIRQNVAQVQELENLHGEQKIEAETRAV; from the exons ATGGGGGACACAAGGGACATCTGTCCCCACCTGGATTCCATAGGAGAGGTGACCACGGATGATCTGCTGCTCAAATCCAAG GGAACTTGCCAGTCCTGTGGAGCTGTGGGACCAAACCTCTGGGCTTGTCTTCAG ATTGGCTGTCCTTATGTTGGTTGTGGGGAGTCCTTTGCTGACCACAGCACACTTCATGCACAG GCCAAGAAGCACAACCTGACAGTGAACCTGACCACGTTCCGTGTGTGGTGCTATGCCTGTGAGAGGGAAGTGTTCCTGGAGCAGCGCCTGGCCCAGCCCCCCTCACCCCCCAGCAAGTTCCCTGAGCAG GATTCTCCTTTGCCTGCTCACCCTCTGAAAGCTGTTCCCATTGCAGTGGCTGATGAAGGCGAATCTGAATCAGAGGATGATGATTTGAAACCAAGAG GCCTTACTGGAATGAAAAATCTTGGGAACTCCTGCTACATGAATGCAGCACTTCAGGCTCTCTCAAACTG CCCACCTCTGACACAGTTTTTCCTGGAATGTGGTGGACTGGTCCGTACGGATAAGAAACCTGCCCTGTGCAAAAGTTACCAGAAGCTGGTGTCTGAGGTTTGGCACAAGAAACG CCCGAGTTATGTTGTTCCAAGCAGTCTCTCCCATGGAATCAAGCTTGTCAATCCCATGTTCCGAGGCTATGCACAGCAG GACACACAGGAGTTCCTGCGCTGCCTGATGGATCAGCTCCACGAGGAGCTGAAGGAACCCATCGTGGCAGAGTCGAGGGACCTGGACAGCAGCGAGCAGGAGGAGAAGCGCGAGGGCGACCGAAGCCCTTCAGAGGACGAGTTCCTCTCCTGTGACTCCAGCAGTGACAGGGGTGAGGGAGAGGGCCAGAGTCGGACCTCAGGGAGcatgggcagcagctccctggcagagacagagctgctgaTCCAGGATGAAGCAGGGAGAGGGATCTCAGAGAAAGAGAGGATGAAGGACAGGAAGTTCTCGTGCGGCCATCGGCGCAGCAACTCGGAGCAGGTGGATGAGGATGCAGATGTTGATACTACAATGATGCCAGTGGATGGCAGAGCCTCACCTGAGatgctgccagctccctgccctgccagcccatgtAGGACACCAG AACCTGACAATGATGCCTATGTACGCTGCTCCTCGCGCCCCTGCAGCCCAGTCCATCATGAGATGCACTCCAAGCTGTCCAGCTCTCCTCCCCGCTCCAGTCCTGCCAGGCTTGGACCTTCCTACATACTCAAGAAAG CCCAGATGCAGGCCTCTGGCAAAAAGAAGAAGGAGCTCCGGTACCGCAGTGTGATTTCCGACATCTTCGACGGCTCCATCCTCAGCCTGGTGCAGTGCCTCACCTGTGACAGA GTTTCTACAACAGTGGAGACGTTCCAGGACCTGTCACTCCCAATCCCAGGGAAGGAGGACTTGGCCAAGCTGCACTCTGCCATCTACCAAAATGTGCCAGCCAAGACAGGAGCATGTGGGGACAGCTATGCCTCACAGGGCTGGATTGCTTTCATCATGGAGTACATCCGCAG ATTTGTGGTGTCCTGTATCCCtagctggttttggggtcccgtGGTGACCCTGGAGGATTGCCTTGCTGCCTTTTTTGCAGCAGATGAGTTGAAGG GGGACAACATGTACAGCTGTGAACGGTGCAAGAA gcTGCGGAATGGAGTAAAGTACTGCAAAGTCCTGCGCCTCCCAGAG ATCCTTTGCATCCACCTGAAGCGGTTCCGGCACGAGGTGATGTATTCCTTCAAGATCAACAGCCACGTCTCCTTccccctggaggggctggaccTGAGACCCTTCCTGGCCAAGGAGTGTGTGTCCCAAATCACCACCTACGACCTCCTGTCTGTCATCTGTCACCACGGCACGGCTGGCA GTGGGCACTACATTGCCTACTGCCAGAACGTGATCAATGGCCAGTGGTACGAGTTCGATGACCAGTACGTCACCGAGGTGCACGAGACCGTGGTGCAGAATGCAGAAGCCTACGTGCTGTTCTACAG gaaaagCAGTGAGGAGGCTGTGAGAGAGCGTCAGAAGGTCGTGTCCCTGGCCAGCATGAAGGAGCACAGTTTGCTCCAGTTCTACATCTCTCGAGAGTGGCTCAATAAATTCAACACCTTTGCTGAGCCTGGGCCCATCACCAACCACACCTTTCTGTGCTCCCATGGAG GGATCCCTCCTAATAAATACCATTACATTGATGACCTGGTTGTGATTCTGCCCCAGAATGTGTGGGAATATCTCTACAACAG GTTTGGGGGTGGCCCTGCTGTGAACCATCTGTACGTGTGCTCCATTTGCCAAGTGGAGATCGAAGCCCTGGCCAAGCGCAGGAGGATCGAAATCGACACCTTCATCAAG ctgaacAAGGCTTTCCAGGCAGAGGAGTCTCCAAGTGTCATCTACTGTATCAGCATGCAGTGGTTCCGGGAGTGGGAGGCCTTTGTCAAGGGCAAGGACAATG AGCCCCCTGGACCAATTGACAACACCAAGATTGCCCTCACAAAACCAGGTGGCCACGTGCAAGTCAAGCAGG GTGCTGACTACGGGCAGATCTCCGAGGAGACCTGGGTTTATTTAAGCACCCTGTACGGGGGCGGGCCCGAGATCGCCATCAGACAGAACGTGGCCcaggtgcaggagctggagaacCTCCACGGGGAGCAGAAGATTGAGGCAGAGACTCGAGCAGTGTGA